A region of the Oceanihabitans sp. IOP_32 genome:
GCCGCCAAATAATCGGCTTGTTCTTTAGAGTTTCTTAAGTCGCCTGAATCGCCTTCAAACTTCTTATAATCGTAATTTCCATCTTCATAAAATTCGGCTGCAGCACAGTCTAAAGCGATTTTAATCTCGTCTCCAAATTTATAACCCGCATTTTCAACAGCTTTCGCTATAGTTTCAAGCGCGTCTTCTGTACCACCAGGTAAGTTTGGTGCAAATCCACCTTCATCTCCAACTGCAGTACTTAAATTTCTGTCGTGTAATACTTTTTTAAGATGGTGAAAAATCTCAGTTCCCATTTGCATGGCATGCGTAAAGCTTTTAGCTTTTACCGGCACGATCATAAACTCCTGAAAAGCAATTGGGGCATCACTGTGTGAGCCTCCATTAATAATATTCATCATTGGTAAGGGCAATGTATTTCCAGACACGCCACCAACATAGCGATATAAAGGTAAACCAAGCTCGCTGGCTGCCGCTTTAGCAACTGCTAAGGACACCCCTAGAATGGCATTGGCTCCTAATTTAGATTTATTGGGTGTACCATCTAAATCTATCATAATTTTATCGATTAGATTTTGCTCGAAAACCGAAACCCCTAATAGGGCATCGGCGATATGGGTATTCACATTATTAACAGCGTTTTGTACCCCTTTTCCCATATAGGCAGAACCGCCATCACGCAATTCTACAGCTTCGTGTTCGCCAGTTGAAGCCCCCGAGGGAACTGCCGCTCTTCCTAAAATATTGTTTTCGGTAATGACATCAACTTCTACGGTTGGGTTACCCCTAGAATCAAGAATTTGCCTAGCATGGACATTTATAATAATACTCATAATTGGTTTGTTTATAATCGTTTTTAGACTATTTCAAATCTACGGTAAAATACCGTTTTAATATCAATGTTTAGGAAGAACTTAACACATTTATTCCTATAACGTTTTAGTAAAAACACCCTCAAAAATAAACCGATTCTCGAAGGCTTTGTACTTATTTTAGTTTTTTAAATTATCTATAAACTGATCGAAAAGGTATGATGAGTCATGTGGCCCAGGACTAGCTTCTGGATGGTACTGCACCGAAAAACAATTTTTATTTTTCAAAGCCAAACCCGCAACCGTGTTATCGTTTAAGTGAACATGTGTAATTTCGAAATCTGGATGCGCCTCGGCAGCATCGCGATTTACCGCAAAACCATGGTTTTGAGAGGTGATTTCGCCTTTTCCCGTTTTTAAATTTTTTACCGGATGATTTATGCCTCTATGTCCATTATGCATTTTATAGGTGGAAACGCCATTTGCCAAGGCTATAACTTGATGGCCTAAACAAATACCAAATAAAGGAAGGTCTCGCTTAATAATTTCTCTGGCTAACTCTTGAGCTTCTATAAGAGGTTCCGGATCACCAGGGCCATTAGAAAGAAAATATCCATGAGGTTTAAAGCCTTCTAAATCTTCGAAGGTAGCATTGTATGGAAATACTTTTATATACGCGTCTCGCTCAGCTAGATTTCGAAGAATATTCTTTTTAATTCCAAGGTCTAGAGCGGCGATTCTATAGCTCGCGTTTTCATTACCAAAATAATACGGCGATTTAGTAGACACCTTAGAGGACAGTTCTAAACCATCCATTTCAGGAATTTTGTTTAATTGAGCCATTAAACCATCGATATTATCTACTTCTGTAGAGATTACGGCATTCATAGCGCCATGATCTCTAATATAGCTCACCAAAGCTCTGGTATCGACATCGGAAATAGCCAGTAAATTATTGTCGTTTAAAAAATCTTCCAAAGACTTGTCTGCCGTATCCCTAGAATATTCATAACTAAAGTTTTTCACAATAAGTCCTGCTATTTTAACAGAATCAGATTCCATATCATCTTTATTGGTGCCGTAATTTCCAATGTGCGCATTTGTAGCCACCATAAGTTGCCCATAATACGAGGGATCGGTAAAAATTTCTTGATACCCAGTCATACCGGTATTAAAACAAACTTCACCAAAGGCACTGCCCTGCTTATTAGCAACGGCTTTACCGTAAAAAATAGTGCCATCTGCTAAAAGTACTATGGCTTTTTGTCTTTTTTGATATTTCATATTTACCTTAAATTCTTAGCATTCCTGATGTCGCAGAAACATATTTCACAAAATTGCATAAAAAAAAGGATAAACTAAAATAGTTTATCCTTTTGTATATAAATCGTTAAAAACATTTATACTTCTTCTTCGTTAGACTCTTGAGTTTCAACAGGAGCTTCAGTAGGCTTCGAGCCGCCTCTTCTACTTCTTCGAGTAGTTTTCTTTTCTTTTTTACCTGCAGTATAAATCTCATTAAAATCTACAAGCTCAATCATCGCCATATCGGCGTTATCACCTAATCGATTTCCTAGCTTTATAATTCTTGTATAACCGCCAGGTCTATCGGCTACTTTTGGAGCAACATCTCTAAACAATTCTGTTACAACGTCTTTTTGTCTCAACTTAGCCATAACAATTCGTCTGTTATGGGTTGTATCTTCCTTAGATTTAGTAATCATAGGTTCAATAAATTGTTGTAATGCTTTTGCTTTAGCTACAGTTGTGTTAATACGCTTGTGTTGGATTAACGAACAAGACATGTTAGCTAACATTGCTTTTCTGTGCGCAGTTTTTCTGCTTAAATGATTGAATTTTTTTCCGTGTCTCATGACATTGTTATTATCATCTTGCTACCAAATCTCTTTTTACTTTAAGAAGAGAGAGCAAAATATGATGGTTTATAATAGTTTTTGACATTCCTGTCGGTAATATTAAAGCACATAATTACGAGTTATGTTATAACATAACTCGTAAATGTTTTACTAATCTTTATCTAATTTATATTTAGATAGATCCATCCCGAAATTTAAACCTTTAACACTTACAAGCTCTTCAAGCTCGGTTAAAGACTTTTTTCCAAAGTTTCGGAATTTCATTAAGTCGTTTTTATTAAAAGACACTAAATCTCCCAAGGTATCAACTTCTGCCGCCTTCAAACAATTTAATGCACGAACCGATAGGTCCATATCAATTAATTTAGTTTTAAGCAACTGGCGCATATGAAGTGATTCTTCATCGTAAGTTTCAGTTTGAGCAATTTCATCAGCTTCCAAGGTTATACGCTCATCAGAGAAAAGCATAAAGTGATGGATTAAGGTTTTAGCTGCCTCTGTTAAAGCATCTTGAGGTGTGATAGAGCCGTCTGTAATGATTTCGAAAACTAGTTTTTCGTAATCTGTTTTTTGCTCTACACGAAAATTCTCAATGCTGTATTTCACATTTTTTATTGGCGTGTAAATAGAATCCATAAAAATGGTACCAATTGGAGCGGCACCTTTTTTATTTTCTTCAGCTGGTACATAACCGCGACCTTTTTCGACCGTGATTTCCATATTGAAGTTAACTTTAGGATCGAGGTTACAGATCACTAAATCTGTGTTTAACACTTGAAATCCTGAGATAAACTTTTGAAAATCTCCAGCCGTTATTTGCTCTTGTCCAGAAATTGAAATTGAAATTGACTCGTTATCGATGTCTTCAATTTGTCTTTTAAAACGAACTTGTTTTAAATTTAAAATAATTTCTGTAACATCTTCAACTACACCTGCAATCGCAGAAAACTCATGGTCTACACCTTCAATTTTAACTGAAGTGATTGCAAAACCTTCTAAAGAGGAAAGTAATACTCTTCTTAATGCGTTACCAACAGTTAATCCGTAACCAGGTTCTAAAGGACGAAATTCGAATTTGCCTTCAAAATCTGTCGAATCAATCATGATTACTTTGTCGGGCTTTTGAAAATTAAATACTGCCATATTGCGATTTCTATCAGGTTATTATTTAGAATATAATTCTACTATAAGTTGTTCGTTAATGTTTTCAGGAATTTGAATTCTAGCTGGCACACTAACATAAGTTCCAGATTTTGTATCATTATTCCAAGTGATCCATTCGTAAACTTGACTTGAGTTTGATAATGATCTTTCAATAGCGTCGAGTGATTTTGACTTTTCTCTAACGGCAACAACATCTCCAGCCTTCAATTGGTAAGAAGGGATATTAACAATCTCTCCATTAACGGTTATATGCCTGTGAGACACCAATTGTCTTGCACCACTTCTTGATGGTGAGATACCCATTCTGTAAACTACATTATCTAATCGCGACTCACAAAGTTGTAATAAAACTTCACCTGTAATACCACGAGATGCTGTCGCTTTTTTGAACATATTTCTGAACTGCTTTTCTAAAATTCCATAAGAATACTTAGCTTTTTGTTTTTCAGCTAATTGTATAGCATATTCAGATTTTTTTCCACGTCGTCTTGCGTTTCCGTGTTGACCTGGAGGATAATTTCTTTTTTCGAAAGATTTATCTTCTCCGAAAATAGCTTCACCGAACTTTCGGGCTATTTTTGTTTTAGGACCAGTATATCTTGCCATTTTAATTGTTTTTTTAGAGTGATTATGAATTAAGGTCTTAATCTTATCCTTCGATAATCATGTTGTCTCTAGTTAATACTTGTTTATTGTTATTTTTCAGTTTGCAAATTTACACAAAAAATTAATACCATCTGCAGGACAGTTGATATTAATTTTTTGAATTCGATTACAGCTTAATTTAGAAACAGAAATCCATTTCGAAATTAACATTGCAATCGTTAGACTCTCCTACGCTTTGGAGGGCGACATCCATTATGTGGTAATGGTGTTACATCGATAATTTCTGTAACTTCAATACCCGCATTATGAATTGAACGGATAGCAGATTCTCTACCATTTCCAGGGCCTTTAACGTAAACCTTTACTTTTTTCAAACCTGCTTCAACAGCTACTGCTGCAGCATCTTCGGCTGCCAATTGTGCAGCATAAGGTGTGTTTTTCTTAGAACCTCTAAATCCCATCTTACCTGCAGACGACCATGAAATTACGTCGCCTTTTTTATTGGTAAGTGAAATAATAATGTTGTTGAAAGATGCACTCACGTGGGCTTCTCCAACAGCATCAATAATAACTTTACGTTTTTTTGTGCTTGTTTTTGCCATATTCTTTTAGTTCTTAGTTTTAGTTGATAGTCGCTAGAATCCTAAACCATTATAATTTCAAACAGATTCTTTCCAACGTCTAAATACTAAAGACTATTTAATTATTTCGTTGCTTTTTTCTTATTAGCAACTGTTTTTCTTCTACCTTTTCTAGTTCTAGAGTTGTTCTTAGTACGTTGTCCTCTTAATGGAAGACTAGATCTGTGACGTATACCTCTGTAACATCCAATATCCATTAATCGCTTAATGTTTAATTGCGTTTCAGAACGTAATTCACCCTCGATTGTAAATGTACCAACAGCTTCACGAATGCCTGCTATTTGATCATCTGTCCAATCTTGAACTTTTGTACTTTCATCCACTTTAGCCGATGCTAAAATTTCTTTTGCTCTACTTCTACCTACTCCGTAAATATAAGTTAAAGAGATTACTCCTCTTTTGTTTTTTGGTATGTCTACACCTGCAATTCTTGCCATAGCTTATCCTTGTCTTTGTTTGAATCTAGGATTCTTTTTGTTTATTACGTAAAGTCTACCTTTTCTGCGTACGATTTTACAATCTGCGCTTCTTTTTTTAACTGATGCTCTTACTTTCATCTTGTACTAGTATCTATAAGTTATGCGAGCCTTCGTTAAATCGTAAGGACTCATTTCTAATTTAACTTTATCTCCAGGTAATAATTTAATGTAATGCATACGCATTTTACCCGAAATATGTGCTGTCACAATGTGACCGTTTTCTAACTCAACACGAAACATAGCATTGGATAATGCTTCAATAATAGTTCCGTCCTGTTCAATTGCTGCTTGTTTTGCCATAGTATTTCTTAAGCTACTGATTTTCTATTTTTACCCGTTTTCATCAAGCCATCATAGTGTCTATTTAACAAATAAGAATTAATTTGTTGCATAGTATCAATTGCTACACCAACCATAATTAAAAGCGAGGTTCCACCGAAAAATAAAGCCCAACCCTGACTTACTCCCATAAGCTTAACAATAAAAGCTGGGAACACAGCGATAAGTGCTAAAAATATAGAACCTGGTAAAGTGATTTGAGACATTATTTTGTCAAGATAATCTGAAGTTTCTGAGCCTGGACGAATACCTGGGATAAATCCTCCACTACGTTTTAGATCGTCTGCCATTTTATTCGTAGGTACAGTAATAGCGGTATAAAAATACGTAAAAATTATAATTAATAGCGCGAACGTTACATTGTACCAAAACCCAAACATATCAGAGTAGTTAGTTTGCATCCAAGCCCCAGCAGACGTTTCTTTCAATATTGCAGAACCGCCAATTAAGCTCGGAACAAACATAAGCGCTTGTGCAAATATTATAGGCATCACCCCAGAAGCGTTTAGCTTAAGCGGTATATATTGCCTAGAACCAGCCATGGCACTTTTCTCGTAACCACCAGATGCAGTTCTTCTAGCATATTGCACTGCAATCTTTCTAACCCCCATAACTAACATAATAGAAGCTAAAATGATAACCAGCCATATAACCAATTCAAAAAGAATCAACATAACATTATTACCTTCCAATCGTGTAGCCGCATTTTGCAAAAATGCTTGTGGTAAGGTTGCGATAATTCCAACCATAATTAGTAGTGAAATACCGTTTCCAATACCTTTATCGGTGATTTTTTCACCTAACCACATCGCGAATATACAACCTGTCACCAATATCGTAATTGAAGAGAAGTAAAATAATGGTCCTTGCCCCAACAAGAAAGCACTTTGTGGAATACCAAACATTGGTGTTAAACTCGCAAGGTAACCAGGAGCCTGCAATAAACAGATTGCAATGGTTAACCAACGGGTAATTTGAGTAATTTTCTTTTGTCCACTAGCACCTTCTTTTTGAAGTTTTTGTAAATACGGAATAGCGATTCCCATTAACTGAACTACAATAGAAGCAGAAATGTAAGGCATGATGCCCAAAGCAAATACAGATGCATTTGCGAAAGCTCCACCAGTAAACATGTTAAGTATACTTAATATACCCGAATCTGTCCCTTGTTGCAAACCGCCTAATTGCGAAGCATCAATACCTGGTAAAACAACTTGTGCACCAAAACGATAAACTAATAACAAACCAAGTGTAACTATGATTCTATTTCTTAGTTCTTCGATTTTCCAAACATTTTTAATTGATTCTATAAATTTCATACTTATAATAAAATATTATAATGTTACAGCTTCTCCTCCAGCAGCTTCAATTGCAGCTTTAGCCGAAGCGGTAAATTTATGTGCACTTACTTTTAACTTTGATTTTAACTCGCCGCGACCCATAATTTTAACTAAGTCGTTTTTTCCAACTAAACCGTTAGAAAAAAGAGTTTC
Encoded here:
- the rplQ gene encoding 50S ribosomal protein L17, producing the protein MRHGKKFNHLSRKTAHRKAMLANMSCSLIQHKRINTTVAKAKALQQFIEPMITKSKEDTTHNRRIVMAKLRQKDVVTELFRDVAPKVADRPGGYTRIIKLGNRLGDNADMAMIELVDFNEIYTAGKKEKKTTRRSRRGGSKPTEAPVETQESNEEEV
- the rpsM gene encoding 30S ribosomal protein S13 is translated as MARIAGVDIPKNKRGVISLTYIYGVGRSRAKEILASAKVDESTKVQDWTDDQIAGIREAVGTFTIEGELRSETQLNIKRLMDIGCYRGIRHRSSLPLRGQRTKNNSRTRKGRRKTVANKKKATK
- the ykgO gene encoding type B 50S ribosomal protein L36; the encoded protein is MKVRASVKKRSADCKIVRRKGRLYVINKKNPRFKQRQG
- the secY gene encoding preprotein translocase subunit SecY: MKFIESIKNVWKIEELRNRIIVTLGLLLVYRFGAQVVLPGIDASQLGGLQQGTDSGILSILNMFTGGAFANASVFALGIMPYISASIVVQLMGIAIPYLQKLQKEGASGQKKITQITRWLTIAICLLQAPGYLASLTPMFGIPQSAFLLGQGPLFYFSSITILVTGCIFAMWLGEKITDKGIGNGISLLIMVGIIATLPQAFLQNAATRLEGNNVMLILFELVIWLVIILASIMLVMGVRKIAVQYARRTASGGYEKSAMAGSRQYIPLKLNASGVMPIIFAQALMFVPSLIGGSAILKETSAGAWMQTNYSDMFGFWYNVTFALLIIIFTYFYTAITVPTNKMADDLKRSGGFIPGIRPGSETSDYLDKIMSQITLPGSIFLALIAVFPAFIVKLMGVSQGWALFFGGTSLLIMVGVAIDTMQQINSYLLNRHYDGLMKTGKNRKSVA
- the rpsD gene encoding 30S ribosomal protein S4 — translated: MARYTGPKTKIARKFGEAIFGEDKSFEKRNYPPGQHGNARRRGKKSEYAIQLAEKQKAKYSYGILEKQFRNMFKKATASRGITGEVLLQLCESRLDNVVYRMGISPSRSGARQLVSHRHITVNGEIVNIPSYQLKAGDVVAVREKSKSLDAIERSLSNSSQVYEWITWNNDTKSGTYVSVPARIQIPENINEQLIVELYSK
- a CDS encoding DNA-directed RNA polymerase subunit alpha, translated to MAVFNFQKPDKVIMIDSTDFEGKFEFRPLEPGYGLTVGNALRRVLLSSLEGFAITSVKIEGVDHEFSAIAGVVEDVTEIILNLKQVRFKRQIEDIDNESISISISGQEQITAGDFQKFISGFQVLNTDLVICNLDPKVNFNMEITVEKGRGYVPAEENKKGAAPIGTIFMDSIYTPIKNVKYSIENFRVEQKTDYEKLVFEIITDGSITPQDALTEAAKTLIHHFMLFSDERITLEADEIAQTETYDEESLHMRQLLKTKLIDMDLSVRALNCLKAAEVDTLGDLVSFNKNDLMKFRNFGKKSLTELEELVSVKGLNFGMDLSKYKLDKD
- the infA gene encoding translation initiation factor IF-1, producing MAKQAAIEQDGTIIEALSNAMFRVELENGHIVTAHISGKMRMHYIKLLPGDKVKLEMSPYDLTKARITYRY
- the rpsK gene encoding 30S ribosomal protein S11 translates to MAKTSTKKRKVIIDAVGEAHVSASFNNIIISLTNKKGDVISWSSAGKMGFRGSKKNTPYAAQLAAEDAAAVAVEAGLKKVKVYVKGPGNGRESAIRSIHNAGIEVTEIIDVTPLPHNGCRPPKRRRV
- the eno gene encoding phosphopyruvate hydratase, with protein sequence MSIIINVHARQILDSRGNPTVEVDVITENNILGRAAVPSGASTGEHEAVELRDGGSAYMGKGVQNAVNNVNTHIADALLGVSVFEQNLIDKIMIDLDGTPNKSKLGANAILGVSLAVAKAAASELGLPLYRYVGGVSGNTLPLPMMNIINGGSHSDAPIAFQEFMIVPVKAKSFTHAMQMGTEIFHHLKKVLHDRNLSTAVGDEGGFAPNLPGGTEDALETIAKAVENAGYKFGDEIKIALDCAAAEFYEDGNYDYKKFEGDSGDLRNSKEQADYLAALVEKYPIISIEDGMDENDWDGWKYLTQLIGHKVQLVGDDLFVTNVERLSRGIQEGIANSILIKVNQIGTLTETIAAVNMAHNAGYTSVMSHRSGETEDNTIADLAVALNTGQIKTGSASRSDRMSKYNQLLRIEEELGEVAYFPQEKAFKI
- the carA gene encoding glutamine-hydrolyzing carbamoyl-phosphate synthase small subunit → MKYQKRQKAIVLLADGTIFYGKAVANKQGSAFGEVCFNTGMTGYQEIFTDPSYYGQLMVATNAHIGNYGTNKDDMESDSVKIAGLIVKNFSYEYSRDTADKSLEDFLNDNNLLAISDVDTRALVSYIRDHGAMNAVISTEVDNIDGLMAQLNKIPEMDGLELSSKVSTKSPYYFGNENASYRIAALDLGIKKNILRNLAERDAYIKVFPYNATFEDLEGFKPHGYFLSNGPGDPEPLIEAQELAREIIKRDLPLFGICLGHQVIALANGVSTYKMHNGHRGINHPVKNLKTGKGEITSQNHGFAVNRDAAEAHPDFEITHVHLNDNTVAGLALKNKNCFSVQYHPEASPGPHDSSYLFDQFIDNLKN